A single Stutzerimonas stutzeri DNA region contains:
- a CDS encoding xanthine dehydrogenase family protein molybdopterin-binding subunit, whose amino-acid sequence MANPDNTLQSPSRRHLLKVGSLALGGLVIGFSLPFSGRSFAEQVLNEGPEDQPMSNATALDAFISIDRDGQVTFTVPKIEMGQGAQSGLAVMVAEELEIGLDQIRLKEAPPNEAIYNDKLLNFQATGGSTSIRSNWEPLRQAGAAARLLLIQAAAQRWQVGADQLRAENGRVLGPGGQSLGYGELAEDASKLPVPENIPLKPAEQFKLIGKPTRRLDTPAKVDGTARFTIDLVLPGMKYASARACPVLGGTVRHLDDRAARQVPGVIDVIRLDDAVAVIGEHTWASFAGLRALEIEWDYGEHASIDSSQMERDIQDALDKPGAVANEQGDIDQALKDAAKTFEAEYEMPFLAHAALEPMSCVAQVRPDAVELWVGTQVPVRAQTAAAEASGRPAEQVIVNNQLIGGAFGRRLEVDFISQAVTIAAKVDYPIKLTWTREEDTTHDLYRPHYIDRLAAALDDQGRLLGWRHTIAGASVLARFAPEAVPENGLDGDAVEVAQHPIYALANLRVNYVPVPPRALRQSWWRGVGPLRSTYMLESFIDEVARSVDRDPVQYRMALLGSQPRAQQVLRLAAEKAGWGDPLEAGHGRGVAVQEVFGSFLATVVELQVTEDKGIKLKRLVVAIDCGQVMNPVSVKSQIEGGTLFGLSAALFNEITVREGRVEQSNFHDYRQLRISDAPPVETHIVDSREAPGGVGESGTAMIAPALVNALAAANGTRIRRLPLARAGYYVI is encoded by the coding sequence ATGGCCAACCCTGACAACACCCTGCAATCCCCGTCGCGCCGGCACCTGCTGAAGGTCGGCAGCCTCGCCCTGGGCGGCCTGGTGATCGGTTTCAGCCTGCCTTTCAGCGGGCGCAGCTTCGCCGAGCAGGTGCTCAACGAAGGGCCCGAAGACCAGCCGATGTCCAACGCCACGGCGCTGGATGCCTTCATCAGCATCGACCGCGACGGACAGGTGACCTTCACCGTGCCGAAGATCGAGATGGGCCAGGGCGCTCAAAGCGGGCTGGCGGTGATGGTGGCCGAAGAGCTGGAAATCGGACTTGACCAGATCAGGCTCAAGGAGGCACCGCCGAACGAGGCGATTTATAACGACAAACTGCTCAACTTCCAGGCCACCGGCGGCTCGACGTCCATCCGCAGTAACTGGGAGCCCCTGCGCCAGGCCGGTGCAGCCGCCCGATTGCTGCTGATCCAGGCTGCCGCGCAGCGTTGGCAGGTCGGGGCCGATCAGTTGCGCGCCGAAAACGGCCGCGTACTCGGCCCTGGAGGCCAGAGCCTCGGCTATGGCGAACTGGCCGAGGACGCTTCGAAACTGCCGGTGCCGGAAAACATTCCACTCAAGCCCGCCGAGCAGTTCAAGCTGATCGGCAAACCGACCCGGCGCCTGGACACACCGGCGAAGGTCGACGGCACCGCCCGTTTCACCATCGATCTGGTGCTGCCCGGCATGAAGTACGCCTCGGCCCGTGCCTGCCCGGTGCTTGGCGGCACCGTGCGCCACCTGGATGATCGCGCAGCGCGGCAGGTCCCCGGCGTGATCGATGTGATCCGCCTGGATGATGCGGTAGCGGTGATCGGCGAGCACACCTGGGCGAGCTTCGCCGGCCTGCGAGCGCTGGAAATCGAATGGGACTACGGCGAACACGCCAGCATCGATTCCAGCCAGATGGAGCGCGACATCCAGGATGCGCTGGACAAGCCCGGCGCTGTCGCCAATGAACAGGGCGACATCGACCAGGCGCTCAAGGACGCCGCAAAAACCTTCGAGGCGGAATATGAGATGCCCTTCCTCGCTCATGCGGCGCTGGAGCCCATGAGCTGCGTGGCCCAGGTTCGCCCGGACGCGGTGGAACTCTGGGTTGGCACCCAGGTGCCGGTGCGTGCGCAAACGGCAGCCGCCGAGGCTTCGGGGCGCCCGGCCGAACAGGTCATCGTCAACAACCAGTTGATCGGCGGGGCCTTCGGTCGGCGCCTGGAAGTTGACTTCATCAGCCAGGCCGTAACGATCGCAGCGAAGGTGGACTATCCGATCAAACTGACCTGGACACGTGAGGAAGACACCACCCACGACCTTTATCGGCCGCACTATATCGACCGTCTTGCCGCCGCGCTGGACGACCAGGGCCGGCTGCTGGGGTGGCGTCATACCATTGCCGGTGCCTCGGTGCTGGCTCGCTTCGCGCCTGAAGCGGTCCCGGAGAACGGCCTGGATGGCGACGCGGTCGAGGTCGCGCAGCACCCGATCTACGCCCTGGCGAATCTGCGCGTGAACTATGTTCCGGTGCCGCCCAGGGCCTTGCGTCAATCCTGGTGGCGCGGTGTCGGCCCGCTACGCAGTACCTACATGCTCGAAAGCTTCATCGATGAGGTGGCACGCAGCGTCGACCGCGATCCGGTGCAATACCGAATGGCCCTGCTGGGCAGCCAGCCACGGGCTCAACAGGTGTTGCGCCTGGCCGCTGAAAAAGCGGGCTGGGGCGATCCGCTGGAGGCCGGGCATGGGCGCGGCGTGGCTGTCCAGGAGGTGTTCGGCAGTTTTCTGGCCACCGTCGTCGAATTGCAGGTGACCGAGGACAAGGGCATCAAGCTCAAGCGGCTGGTGGTGGCCATCGATTGCGGTCAGGTGATGAATCCGGTCTCGGTCAAATCGCAGATCGAAGGCGGAACGCTGTTCGGCCTGTCCGCCGCGCTGTTCAACGAAATCACTGTCCGCGAAGGGCGTGTGGAGCAGAGCAACTTCCACGACTATCGCCAGTTGCGCATCAGCGATGCGCCGCCCGTGGAAACCCACATCGTCGACAGTCGCGAGGCGCCAGGCGGGGTGGGTGAGTCCGGCACGGCGATGATCGCTCCGGCGCTGGTCAACGCGCTGGCGGCGGCCAACGGCACCCGTATCCGCCGACTGCCGCTGGCACGCGCCGGCTATTACGTGATTTGA
- a CDS encoding (2Fe-2S)-binding protein, producing MLTLSINGADLEVDVPEDMPLLWVLRDVLGLTGSKYGCGIAQCGACTVHLDGQAARACVLPVGEVKGRKVVTIEHIGATELGQQVQQAWLEDEVVQCGYCQCGQIMSAVALLEQNPTPDDRAIDQGMAGNLCRCCTYTRIRSAIKRVAQA from the coding sequence ATGCTGACGCTTTCTATCAACGGCGCCGACCTGGAGGTCGACGTTCCCGAAGACATGCCCCTGCTCTGGGTACTGCGCGATGTGCTGGGGCTTACCGGCAGCAAGTACGGGTGCGGCATCGCCCAGTGCGGTGCCTGCACGGTGCATCTGGACGGCCAGGCGGCACGGGCCTGCGTGCTGCCGGTCGGGGAAGTGAAAGGCCGCAAGGTGGTCACCATCGAGCACATCGGCGCCACCGAACTTGGCCAGCAGGTGCAACAGGCCTGGCTGGAAGACGAGGTGGTGCAATGCGGTTATTGCCAGTGCGGGCAGATCATGTCCGCCGTCGCGCTGCTGGAGCAGAACCCCACGCCAGACGACCGCGCCATCGATCAGGGCATGGCCGGTAATCTGTGCCGCTGCTGTACCTATACCCGTATTCGCAGCGCCATCAAGCGCGTCGCCCAGGCATGA
- the apbC gene encoding iron-sulfur cluster carrier protein ApbC, translating into MNLHRFATPAVGLRQQAEHSLSQWIEPCLGCDLLSAGAVRELRVDGSQLHLRLALGFPADGYRDALSRALKALLLAHTQATAVTVEIDWSVTPASTTSQPLPGVKHLIAVASGKGGVGKSTTAVNLALALAADGANVGMLDADLYGPSQPRLLGLSGLPETRAGKLQPMLGHGLQCMSIGFLVDEEAPVIWRGPMITQALTRLLQETHWQELDYLIVDLPPGTGDIHLTLAQRMPVSAALIVTTPQDLALLDARKGLRMFEKVNVPVLGIIENMSLHVCSQCGHEEHIFGSGGARRMANQHGSELLGELPLDMRIRVGADDGVPVVIAEPEGSLAQTYQGIARRAAARLSLRTQQASAVLPVVIEA; encoded by the coding sequence ATGAACCTTCACCGCTTCGCGACACCCGCCGTCGGGCTGCGTCAGCAGGCCGAGCACTCCCTGTCCCAGTGGATCGAGCCCTGTCTCGGCTGCGACCTGCTCAGCGCCGGCGCGGTGCGTGAGCTACGCGTCGACGGCTCGCAGCTGCACCTTCGCCTTGCCCTGGGCTTTCCTGCGGACGGCTATCGTGATGCCCTCAGCCGCGCGCTGAAGGCTCTGCTGCTGGCCCACACCCAAGCCACCGCGGTGACGGTCGAGATCGACTGGTCGGTGACGCCGGCCTCGACCACCAGCCAGCCCCTGCCGGGCGTCAAACACCTGATCGCGGTCGCGTCGGGCAAGGGCGGCGTGGGCAAGTCCACCACGGCGGTCAACCTGGCCTTGGCCCTGGCGGCCGATGGCGCGAATGTCGGCATGCTCGATGCGGATCTCTACGGGCCCAGCCAGCCGCGGCTGCTCGGTCTCAGCGGCTTGCCTGAAACGCGTGCGGGGAAGCTGCAGCCAATGCTCGGCCACGGCCTGCAATGCATGTCCATCGGCTTTCTCGTCGATGAAGAAGCCCCGGTGATCTGGCGCGGGCCGATGATCACTCAGGCGCTGACCCGCCTGTTGCAGGAAACCCACTGGCAGGAGCTCGACTACCTGATCGTCGACCTGCCGCCCGGCACCGGCGACATTCACCTGACCCTGGCGCAGCGCATGCCCGTGTCCGCCGCGCTGATCGTCACCACGCCGCAGGATCTCGCCCTGCTCGACGCGCGCAAGGGTCTGCGCATGTTCGAGAAGGTCAACGTGCCGGTGCTCGGCATCATCGAGAACATGAGCCTACATGTCTGTAGTCAGTGCGGGCATGAAGAGCACATCTTCGGCAGCGGCGGCGCCCGCCGCATGGCCAATCAACATGGCAGCGAGTTGCTGGGCGAGCTGCCGCTGGACATGCGCATCCGGGTGGGTGCCGATGATGGCGTACCGGTGGTGATCGCCGAACCGGAAGGTAGCCTCGCGCAGACCTACCAAGGCATCGCGCGCCGGGCCGCGGCGCGCTTGTCGCTACGCACACAACAGGCGTCAGCGGTGCTGCCGGTGGTAATCGAGGCCTGA
- a CDS encoding ferredoxin--NADP reductase — MAAIGTESVLSVRHWNDTLFSFTTTRDPGLRFENGHFVMIGLGVEGKPLMRAYSIVSANHDEHLEFLSIKVPDGPLTSRLQHLKEGDPILVSRKPVGTLVMHDLRPGKHLYLFGTGTGLAPFMSIVRDPEAYERFDKIVLVHCVREVSELAYHDYLTHELPEHEFLGEAVRDKLIYYPTVTREPFRNQGRITTLVETGQLATDIGLPPLNKDSDRVMLCGSPAMLDALTAMLDGMGFEASSQQGEPGDYVIERAFVEK, encoded by the coding sequence ATGGCTGCAATCGGTACTGAAAGCGTTCTCAGCGTTCGCCACTGGAACGACACCCTGTTCAGCTTCACCACCACCCGCGATCCAGGCCTGCGCTTCGAGAACGGTCACTTCGTGATGATCGGCCTCGGCGTCGAGGGCAAGCCGCTGATGCGCGCCTACAGCATCGTCAGCGCCAACCATGACGAACATCTGGAGTTTCTCAGCATCAAGGTGCCGGACGGCCCGCTCACCTCGCGCCTGCAGCATCTCAAGGAAGGCGACCCGATCCTGGTCAGCCGCAAGCCGGTCGGCACGCTGGTCATGCATGACCTGCGGCCCGGCAAGCACCTTTATCTGTTCGGCACCGGCACTGGCCTCGCGCCGTTCATGAGCATCGTTCGCGACCCGGAAGCCTATGAGCGCTTCGACAAGATCGTGCTGGTGCATTGCGTGCGCGAGGTCAGCGAACTGGCTTACCACGACTACCTGACCCACGAGCTGCCGGAGCATGAATTCCTCGGTGAAGCCGTGCGCGACAAGCTCATCTACTACCCCACCGTCACCCGCGAGCCGTTCCGCAACCAGGGCCGCATCACCACGCTGGTGGAAACCGGCCAGCTCGCCACCGACATCGGCCTGCCGCCGCTGAACAAGGACAGCGACCGCGTGATGCTCTGCGGCAGCCCGGCGATGCTCGACGCGCTGACCGCCATGCTTGACGGGATGGGCTTCGAAGCCTCCTCGCAGCAGGGCGAACCTGGCGACTACGTAATCGAGCGCGCCTTCGTCGAGAAATAA
- a CDS encoding YeiH family protein — MNTRVQQRLAPPFTALCRLYPGAALCAVLALAGSFLAEHYGAPALMLVLLLGFGFANQAAEPRMQAGVTFCSRQILRIGVALLGARIGVEQLLSVGSLPLLIVLSSVPLVIGGALLLGHWLGLPRLHSLVAGVAVAICGVSAAIAVAAVIPAGKLEDRRLLGVVVGVTALGTLSMLLYPPLLGALGYSEVERGLLLGASIHDVAQAAGAGYLVSETAGDVATLTKLLRVALLAPLVLLLGWLLRRGESASSEFPFFLLGFLALFGLNSLGWLPPGLREGLVAASSACLLLAMAALGMRTTLSELFSQGWRPMLLLVVLSVGLLLGAMAMLALASP, encoded by the coding sequence ATGAACACGCGCGTCCAGCAACGGCTCGCGCCGCCCTTCACGGCGCTCTGCCGGCTGTATCCAGGCGCGGCACTGTGCGCGGTGCTGGCGTTGGCCGGCAGCTTTCTCGCCGAGCACTACGGCGCGCCCGCGCTGATGCTGGTCCTGCTGCTGGGCTTTGGCTTCGCCAATCAGGCCGCTGAACCACGCATGCAGGCTGGAGTGACTTTCTGTAGCCGGCAGATCCTGCGCATCGGCGTGGCCCTGCTCGGCGCGCGCATTGGCGTCGAGCAACTGCTCAGCGTCGGCAGCCTGCCGCTCTTGATCGTGCTGAGCAGCGTGCCGCTGGTCATCGGTGGCGCATTGCTGCTCGGCCACTGGCTCGGCCTGCCGCGGCTACACAGCCTGGTCGCCGGCGTGGCGGTGGCAATCTGCGGCGTATCGGCGGCAATCGCGGTGGCGGCGGTGATTCCCGCCGGCAAACTGGAAGATCGCCGGCTGCTCGGCGTCGTGGTGGGCGTCACCGCGCTGGGCACGCTGTCGATGCTGCTCTACCCGCCGCTGCTCGGCGCGCTGGGCTACAGCGAAGTGGAGCGCGGTCTGCTGCTCGGCGCCAGTATCCATGATGTCGCCCAGGCAGCCGGTGCCGGCTACCTGGTGTCGGAGACGGCCGGCGACGTCGCCACGCTGACCAAGCTGTTGCGCGTCGCGCTGCTGGCGCCACTGGTGTTGCTCCTCGGCTGGCTGCTGCGCCGCGGTGAGTCCGCCAGCAGTGAGTTCCCGTTTTTCCTGCTCGGTTTTCTCGCCCTGTTCGGCCTCAACAGCCTCGGCTGGCTACCGCCCGGGTTGCGCGAAGGGCTGGTGGCCGCGTCCAGTGCCTGCCTGCTGCTCGCCATGGCGGCGCTCGGCATGCGCACCACCCTCAGCGAACTCTTTTCCCAGGGCTGGCGGCCAATGCTGCTGTTGGTGGTGCTCAGCGTCGGCCTGCTGCTGGGCGCGATGGCGATGCTGGCGCTCGCGTCGCCCTGA
- a CDS encoding gamma-butyrobetaine hydroxylase-like domain-containing protein — MTTQTLIAPPTEIRLRKAQKILEVLWPDGVRSQMSCLALRKSCACSMCAQAQQRGVLTLIDADVGVDRLEVSGVSGVQFHFSDGHYRGLYPWAYLRELGERLQ, encoded by the coding sequence ATGACTACCCAAACCCTGATCGCACCGCCCACCGAGATCCGCCTGCGCAAGGCGCAAAAGATCCTGGAAGTGCTCTGGCCAGATGGCGTGCGCAGCCAGATGAGCTGCCTGGCGCTGCGCAAATCCTGCGCCTGCTCGATGTGCGCCCAGGCGCAGCAACGCGGCGTGCTGACCCTGATCGATGCCGATGTGGGCGTCGACCGGCTGGAGGTGTCCGGTGTCAGCGGTGTGCAGTTTCACTTCAGCGACGGCCACTACCGCGGGCTCTACCCCTGGGCCTATCTGCGTGAACTGGGCGAGCGCCTGCAATGA
- the fdxA gene encoding ferredoxin FdxA — protein MTYVVTENCIRCKYTDCVEVCPADCFHEGPNFLVINPQTCIDCSLCAPECPADAIFADNALPAEQSHFIELNAELAEVWPVITQTNSPLAEADTWVDQGEKLQFLER, from the coding sequence ATGACCTACGTCGTTACAGAAAACTGCATCCGCTGCAAGTACACCGACTGCGTCGAAGTCTGCCCGGCGGATTGCTTCCATGAGGGGCCGAACTTCCTGGTGATCAACCCGCAGACTTGTATCGACTGCAGCCTCTGCGCACCGGAATGCCCGGCCGACGCGATCTTCGCCGACAACGCGCTGCCTGCCGAGCAGAGCCACTTCATCGAGCTCAATGCCGAGCTGGCTGAGGTCTGGCCGGTGATCACCCAGACCAACAGCCCGCTGGCCGAGGCCGACACCTGGGTCGATCAGGGCGAAAAGCTGCAGTTTCTGGAGCGCTGA
- a CDS encoding HEAT repeat domain-containing protein — MLQQIAINLGSEDPGIRRVAVLELVDCGEPEAAELLILALNDADPAVRQEAAKVVDEFDAVDIADALIAALQDSSEVVRNAAAHALADLKDPAAAMPLLEALEGTDDPFVVAGILRAVKPLRNPAAQAPALQRMQAADAGVRREAVAVLGWLKQTENLPALKERAQHDEDAEVRRAATGALVYATPEQVGPTLVGLLKDANWQVRVEAAVSIGKLNYQAALQPLVDATHDSFWQVREKAVDSLGKLGAIGAIPALGICARDPMSNLRKAAIGALGAIAHSDGRPFVEAAMDDPDPDVRKLARWAMSKLDAAA, encoded by the coding sequence ATGCTGCAGCAGATTGCCATCAACCTTGGCTCCGAAGACCCCGGCATTCGCCGCGTCGCGGTGCTGGAACTGGTCGATTGCGGCGAGCCGGAAGCCGCCGAACTGCTGATCCTTGCGCTCAACGACGCAGATCCCGCGGTGCGTCAGGAAGCCGCCAAGGTGGTCGACGAATTCGACGCGGTGGACATCGCCGACGCGCTGATCGCCGCCCTGCAGGACAGCAGTGAAGTCGTGCGCAACGCCGCCGCCCATGCGCTGGCCGACCTCAAAGACCCGGCTGCGGCGATGCCGCTGCTCGAAGCATTAGAGGGCACGGACGATCCTTTCGTCGTGGCCGGCATCCTGCGGGCAGTCAAACCGCTGCGCAATCCGGCCGCCCAGGCGCCGGCACTGCAGCGCATGCAGGCCGCCGATGCTGGCGTGCGGCGCGAGGCAGTCGCGGTACTCGGCTGGCTGAAACAGACCGAGAACCTGCCGGCACTCAAGGAACGCGCCCAGCACGACGAGGACGCCGAGGTCCGCCGCGCCGCCACCGGCGCCCTGGTCTACGCCACACCCGAGCAGGTCGGCCCAACGCTCGTCGGCCTGCTAAAAGACGCGAACTGGCAGGTACGGGTCGAGGCCGCCGTGAGCATCGGCAAGCTCAACTATCAGGCGGCGCTGCAACCGCTGGTCGACGCCACGCACGACAGCTTCTGGCAGGTCCGTGAGAAAGCCGTGGACTCGCTCGGCAAGCTCGGAGCGATCGGTGCCATACCGGCGCTCGGCATCTGCGCCCGCGACCCCATGAGCAACCTGCGCAAGGCCGCCATCGGCGCATTGGGAGCGATCGCCCACAGCGATGGCCGGCCCTTCGTCGAAGCCGCCATGGACGACCCGGACCCGGACGTGCGCAAGCTGGCCCGCTGGGCCATGTCGAAACTCGACGCGGCGGCATAA
- a CDS encoding 4Fe-4S dicluster domain-containing protein, whose translation MPVANHRSAVPVVVDEEKCIAEKGCRVCIDVCPLDVLWINPDTGKAHMKYDECWYCMPCETDCPTDAVKVNIPYLLR comes from the coding sequence ATGCCCGTAGCCAACCACCGCTCTGCCGTCCCGGTTGTCGTCGACGAAGAGAAATGCATTGCCGAGAAAGGCTGCCGCGTCTGCATTGACGTCTGCCCGCTGGATGTCCTGTGGATCAACCCGGACACCGGCAAGGCGCACATGAAATATGACGAATGCTGGTACTGCATGCCCTGCGAGACCGACTGCCCGACCGATGCGGTCAAGGTGAACATTCCCTACCTGCTGCGCTGA
- a CDS encoding fumarate reductase/succinate dehydrogenase flavoprotein subunit — protein MTTINGIPVIDTDVLVIGGGTAGPMAAVTVKEQDPNLKVILLEKANVKRSGAISMGMDGLNNAVVPGHATPEQYVKEITIANDGIVHQPALMAYATRSFPMIEKLDSWGVHFQKDETGDYDMKKVHHLGTYVLPMPEGHNVKKILYRRLRRVRVEIENRFQATRLLKDPDGNIAGMIGVNTRTAEPIIIRAKAVIMATGAAGRIGLPNSGYLFGTYENPANCGDGHAMAYHVGADLVNLECFQVNPLLKDYNGPACAYVTGPLGGFTANAYGERFIECDYWSGQMMLEFFKELESGTGPVFLKLDHLAEETIQEIETVLHTNERPTRGRFHEGRQVDYRQRMVEMHISEIGFCSGHSASGVWTDETGATTVPGLYGAGDMASVAHNYMLGAFVYGQICGESAAAFVKERSEPVLDETFIAAELARIQAPLLVKDGIPPEQMEYKVRRLVNDYLQPPKVTKKMEIGLERILAVREDVPKLAAADPHELLRALEVQSIIDCAEMAARASLYRTESRWGLYHYRVDFPEQDNAEWFYHSRLFKDANGQMAHGKRPVADYLVPLGEEKDAYSKLRVKRAANA, from the coding sequence ATGACCACTATCAACGGCATCCCAGTCATCGACACCGACGTGCTGGTCATCGGCGGCGGCACCGCCGGCCCCATGGCCGCCGTGACCGTCAAGGAGCAGGACCCGAACCTCAAGGTCATCCTGCTGGAGAAGGCTAACGTCAAGCGCTCCGGCGCCATCTCGATGGGCATGGACGGGCTCAACAACGCTGTGGTCCCCGGCCACGCCACGCCCGAGCAGTACGTCAAGGAAATCACCATCGCCAACGACGGCATCGTCCACCAGCCGGCGCTGATGGCCTATGCCACACGCTCGTTCCCGATGATCGAAAAGCTCGACTCCTGGGGCGTGCATTTCCAGAAGGATGAAACCGGCGACTACGACATGAAGAAGGTGCACCACCTGGGCACCTACGTGCTGCCGATGCCCGAGGGCCACAACGTCAAGAAGATCCTCTACCGCCGCCTGCGCCGCGTGCGGGTGGAGATCGAGAACCGCTTCCAGGCTACCCGCCTGCTCAAGGACCCGGACGGCAACATCGCCGGCATGATCGGAGTGAACACCCGCACCGCCGAGCCAATCATCATTCGCGCCAAGGCGGTGATCATGGCCACCGGCGCCGCCGGACGCATTGGCCTGCCCAACTCCGGCTACCTGTTCGGCACCTACGAGAACCCGGCCAACTGCGGCGATGGCCACGCCATGGCTTACCACGTCGGCGCCGATCTGGTGAATCTCGAGTGCTTTCAGGTCAACCCGCTGCTCAAGGACTACAACGGCCCGGCCTGCGCTTACGTCACCGGCCCGCTCGGCGGCTTCACCGCCAACGCCTACGGCGAACGCTTCATCGAATGCGACTACTGGTCCGGGCAGATGATGCTGGAGTTCTTCAAGGAACTGGAGTCCGGAACGGGACCTGTGTTCCTCAAGCTCGATCATCTGGCCGAGGAAACCATCCAGGAAATCGAGACCGTGCTGCACACCAATGAGCGGCCGACCCGCGGGCGTTTCCACGAAGGCCGCCAGGTCGACTATCGCCAGCGCATGGTCGAGATGCACATCTCCGAGATCGGCTTCTGCTCCGGGCATTCGGCCTCCGGCGTGTGGACAGACGAGACCGGTGCCACCACCGTGCCCGGCCTCTACGGCGCCGGCGACATGGCCTCGGTGGCGCACAACTACATGCTCGGCGCCTTCGTCTATGGACAGATCTGCGGTGAAAGCGCCGCCGCCTTCGTCAAGGAGCGCAGCGAGCCCGTACTCGACGAAACCTTCATTGCCGCCGAGCTGGCGCGCATCCAGGCGCCGCTCCTGGTCAAGGACGGCATTCCGCCGGAGCAGATGGAATACAAGGTGCGCCGCCTGGTGAACGACTACCTGCAGCCGCCGAAAGTGACCAAGAAGATGGAGATCGGCCTCGAACGCATTCTCGCCGTACGCGAAGACGTGCCGAAACTCGCCGCCGCCGACCCCCACGAACTGCTCCGCGCGTTGGAAGTGCAGTCGATCATCGACTGCGCCGAGATGGCCGCGCGCGCCTCGCTGTACCGCACCGAATCGCGCTGGGGCCTGTACCACTACCGGGTCGATTTTCCCGAGCAGGACAACGCCGAGTGGTTCTACCACAGCCGCCTGTTCAAGGACGCCAACGGCCAGATGGCCCACGGCAAGCGCCCGGTCGCCGACTACCTCGTCCCGCTGGGCGAAGAGAAGGACGCCTACAGCAAATTGCGGGTCAAGCGCGCCGCGAATGCCTGA
- a CDS encoding GntR family transcriptional regulator has protein sequence MKGTQSLAPGQSPLPLYVQIRDDLRRKILEGSYVVHERLPSENELMNAFGVSRITIRQALRDLHNEGLVFSAQGKGTYVSKPKAVQNVQRLQGFGEAMAAQGYEATARLLSIQERKPPKAVVAALHLLVGEEVVEVKRVRYLNREAVCVENSYFPLDIGRRLFGLDLSGDIFPMLENAFGIALGRADISLDATLADEEHQHYLALKPGEPILRVERLTHDRAGRPIDFEYLCYRGDAFKYQFRVDRK, from the coding sequence ATGAAAGGCACCCAGTCACTCGCTCCCGGCCAGTCGCCACTACCGTTGTACGTGCAGATTCGCGACGACCTGCGGCGCAAGATTCTCGAAGGGAGCTACGTCGTGCATGAGCGACTGCCCTCGGAAAACGAGCTGATGAACGCCTTTGGCGTCAGCCGCATCACCATTCGCCAGGCGCTGCGCGACCTGCACAACGAAGGGCTGGTGTTCAGTGCCCAAGGCAAAGGCACTTACGTCAGCAAGCCCAAGGCCGTGCAGAACGTGCAGCGCCTGCAGGGTTTCGGCGAGGCCATGGCTGCCCAAGGCTATGAAGCCACCGCGCGGCTGCTGTCGATTCAGGAGCGCAAGCCGCCCAAGGCCGTGGTCGCCGCGCTGCATCTGTTGGTCGGCGAAGAGGTGGTCGAGGTCAAGCGCGTGCGCTACCTCAACCGCGAAGCCGTCTGCGTCGAGAACAGTTACTTCCCCCTCGACATCGGCCGGCGGCTGTTCGGCCTGGACCTGTCCGGCGACATCTTCCCGATGCTCGAGAACGCTTTCGGTATCGCCCTCGGGCGCGCCGACATCAGCCTCGACGCCACCCTGGCGGACGAGGAACACCAGCACTACCTGGCCCTCAAGCCCGGTGAACCCATCCTGCGCGTCGAGCGGCTGACCCACGACCGCGCCGGCCGCCCCATCGACTTCGAATACCTCTGCTACCGCGGCGACGCATTCAAATACCAGTTCCGAGTGGATCGGAAATAG